The Vicinamibacterales bacterium genome includes the window CGCACCCCGCGCCGGCTGCCAAGCAGCCGCCGCAGATCGCGCAAGCCACCATCGCGGGGCGAGCGGCCGGCCGTGTCCACCAGCAGCGGTGTGCGGCCCCGCGTCAGCGCCTCGTCGAGATCCTCAATGGTCCGGGCAATGCGAAATGGGGCGCCGATGATGTGAGCGTAAGCACGGAGTTGCTCCACCGCGCCGGCCCTGAACGCGTCGGCGCCGACCAGCCCGAGCGGCCGGCCGTGCAGCGCGCGCTGTTGCGCCGCGATCTTCGCGATCGTGGTCGTCTTGCCGACGCCCGGGGGCCCGATGAACACCTCGACCCGGGCAAACGCTTCCTCGCCTGCGGTAATCGCCTCCATCTGCGTGGCCAGGGCCCGCTGCAACGCGCGGAGTGACGCCCCACGGCGTTCCGATGGCGACAGCCCCTCAGCGACGGCTTCGGCCAGGGACCTGGTCAGGCCGCTGGCCATGAGCCGCGCCACAATCCCGTCACTGGGGCCAGAGGTGTCGGTGGGCCGGCTGCTGGCGGCGGCCGGTCGACTCTCGCGGTCGCCACCCGGCATGCCCGCGGTCAGCTGCACTTCGCGCATGCCGAGCCACCCGCGCCAGCCGCGCGCCGGAACCATTTCGCTCGATAGCACCAGCGCGGTGGGGCCCAACTCCTCCCGGATCGCTCGAAGTGCCTGTCGCACCGTGGGTTGGCGAAACTGTTTTGCCTGCATCTCAGTCCAGCGTTGCAATGGACGCCACGCGAATCTGTGGCGGAATCTCGTTGTGTGACAGCACGCCCAGATGCGGAAGCACCCTGGCGAACAGCCGCCACACATGCGGCCGTAGCGTCGGTGTGCAGAGAAGCACAGGCTGTGCCACCGCAGCGCCGATGATTTCGGCGATCCGGCTGGCCAGTCGCTGGGCCTGTGCCGGGTCGAGGGCCAGCATGGCGCCCTGCTCGGTGCGCACGAGGGAGGACACCAGCCGCTCCTCGAGCGCCGGGGCAATGGATATGGTGGGCAGGTCGCCCTGCTCGGTCTGGTACGGTCGGCAGATGGCGCGGCCGATCGCCGCCCGCACCGCCTCCGAGACGGCATCCGGATCCTTCGTCGCCGGCAGCGCGTCGGCGATCGCTTCGAGAATGCTGGTCAGGTCGCGAATCGGCACCCGCTCGCGCAGCAGTTGCCGGAGCACCTTCTGGATGTCGCCGATCGAGGCGAGCTTCGGCACCAGTTCCTCCACGAGTTTCGGGGATGACTGCGCCACCCGGTCGACGAGTTCCTTGGTGTGCTGCCTGGTCAACAAGTCGGGCAGGAACGTGCGGATGGTTTCGGACAAGTGCGTCGACAGGGCCGTGGTCGGGTCGACCACGGTGAACCCCGCCGCCGAGGCCCGCTCCCGCTGGTCCGGACTGATCCACACCGCGGGCAGACCAAAGGCCGGCTCGCGCGTGGGCGTGCCGTCGAGCGTGATGTCCGCCGTGCCCGGGTTGATCGCCAGCAGCCGATCGGCGAACAGTTCGCCCCGCGAGACTTCGACCCCCTTGACCTGGATGGCGTAGCTGCGCGGCGCCAGCTGCAGGTTGTCGGCCACGTGCACCGGCGGCACGATCACGCCGGTCTCGGTCGCAATCTGTCGGCGGATGGCGCGCACGCGATTGAGCAGCGTGCCGCCCTGTTGTTCGTCGACCAGGGCCACCAGCGCGTAGCCCACTTCCACGCTCAGGGGATCGACGGCCACCGCCGTGTCCAACGCGTCCGGCGCCGGCGCCGGCGTCTCGGCCGAAGCTCCGGTCCGCTCGGACACGGCCCGGTTCGCATAGGCCGCCGCTCCCAGACAGGCCGCCACGGTGATGAACGCCACCTTGGGCAGGCCGGGAATCAGGGCCAGCAGCACGAGGGTGCCGGCAGCGATCGCCAGCGGCTTCGACCGGGCGAGCAGCTGATCCGCCACCTCTTCACCCAGGTGGGAATCCGACGCCGCCCGCGTGGTGATGAGACCGCCCGACATCGACACGAGCAGCGCGGGGATGGCCGTCACCAGGCCCTCTCCCACCGTCAGGATGGTATAGGTGCGTGCCGCCGTCGCCAGGTCGAGGTCGTGCTGAAACACGCCGATGATCAGGCCGGCGACGATGTTGACGCCGGTAATGAGTACCGCCGCCAGGGCGTCGCGCTGCGTGAAGCGGATCGCGCCGTCCATCGCGCCGTAGAAGTCGGCCTCTTTCCGCACCCGCTCGCGCCTGGTGCGCGCCTGGGTGTCGTCGATGATGCCGGCGTTCAGGTCGGCGTCGATCGCCATCTGCCGCCCCGGCATCGCGTCGAGCGTGAACCGGGCGGTGACTTCGGAGATGCGCACCGCGCCGTGATTGATGACCAGGAACTGAATGGCGATCAGCACCAGGAACACCACGATGCCGACCACGAAATTGCCGCCGACCACGAACTGGCCGAACGCCATGATCACGTGCCCCGCCGCGTCGACCCCGTCGTGACCGTGCATCAGGATCAACCGCGTCGACGCCACGTTCAGCGACAGGCGCAACAACGTCAGCAGCAGCAGCAACGTTGGAAACACCGAGAACTCGACCGTCTGCTTGATGTAGACGACGGTCAGCATCAGGACCACCGCCAGCCCGATGTCAACCGACAGCAGCAGATCCAGCATGAGCGGCGGCAGCGGCACGATCATGAGCAGCACCACCGCGAGCAGGCCGGCCGGCACCAGCATGTGCGAAGCGCGGCCTATGGGGGAGGTCTGTTGGGTTGTCATCGATCTCCTACAAAGTCAGCTGCTTGATCCGGACCAGGTACGCCAGCACCTCGGCCACCGCGCCAAACAAGTCGCCGGGAATCGCCTCGCCCACGTCGGCACCGCGATAGAGGGCCTGGGCCAGCGAGACGTTTTCGACCATCGGCACGCCCTGCTCGCGCGCGATCGCCTTGATCTTCTGGGCCAGCACGTCCTGCCCCTTGGCCACCACCACGGGGGCGCTGGTCATCGACCGCCGGTACTCGAGCGCCACCGCGAAGTGGGTCGGGTTGGTAATGACGACGGTGGCGGTCTTCACCGCCGTCAGCATCCGGCCCCGCGTCATCTCGCGCTGCACGCGGCGCACGCGGGCCTTGAGCTCCGGATTGCCCTCGCTCGAACGGGCCTCGTCGGCCACTTCCTGCTTCGTCATCTTCAGCGACTGGAACTGCCGCCACGCCTGCAGGCCGTAGTCGGCGCCCGCGAACGCCACCAGCGCGAAGCCCACCTGCCAGAGCAGGCGCTGCATCAGCGCCCACCCCTCGGCGGCAGCGGCCGCCGGCGCCATCCACGCCAGTCGGGGGCTCTCGGCCAACGCCGCCGCGACCACGTTGTAAGCCAGCACCCCAATCACCGTTGCCGTCACCAGGGTCTTCACCAGGTCCAGCCCCGATTGCGATGGCTTGAGACGAGACAGACCCTGCGCCGGGCTCAGGCGGGACCAGTCGGGGGCCAGGCGCTGCGGCGCAAACACCCAGCCGGCCTGCGCGAAGTGACCCGCCAGGCCAACGACGGCCGCGGTCAGCAGGAAGGGGCCCACGACCACGGCAATCACGGCCAGATCCCCGGTCATGAGCAGGGTCACGTCGTTGGGCGTGGCCGATCCGCGCGCATGCTCGTCCAGTCGCGCCAACCCGTCGGCGAGGCGGGCTCCCAGCCGCGCCATGCCCTGGGGGCCGGTCTGCACCAGGGCGCCGGTCACCGCCAACAGGGCGGCCGCCGCGACCATGTCCTGGCTGCGCGCGACCTGGCCCTTTTCCCGCGCGTCCTTCCGGCGCTTGAGCGACGGGGCTTCGGTTTTTTCTCCGGTGGAACTGTCGGCCATCGCGTGCTCAGCGGAACGCCCGCGCCAGTTGCAGCCCGATCTCGCCGGCGAGCGAGACCAACCGGGTCGTCGCGCCGGGGACCAGAGGCACGACCGCCGACACCACAACCAGGCCGATCACGACCTTCACCGGCGTGGCGACCACCATCAGGTTCATGGCGGGTGCCGCCCGGGAGATCAACCCCACGGCCAGTTCGAGCACGAGCATCACGACAATCAGGGGAGCCGCCAGCCGCAGTCCGAACACGAACACCACGCCGAGCAGCCGCATCACCGCGGCCACCAGGGAGGCGTCAACACCGCCCAAGCCGATCGGTTCGGCCACGTAGGAGGCGACCACGCCCCGCACGAGCGCATGGTGCCCGTTGACGGCGAAGAAGGTCAGCAAGGCCAGATTGCCGTAGAGCGTGGCGATGAGCGTGTTGCGCACGCCCCCTTGCGGATCGATCACCGACCCGTACGAGAGCATCAGTTGGCTGCTCGTGAGATGGCCGCCAAGCTCCGCACCGGCCAGCAGCGCCCGTAGCCCCATGGCCAAGGCGAAGCCGATCGCCAGCTCACGCGCCACCACCAGCCCCAGTCCGGCCGCACTGGCCACGGCGGGCACCGGCACGGCCGGGAGCAGCAGCAGCGCCAGCAGCAGCGCCAGACCGACGCGCACATGCGGCGGCGCGAACCCGCCGCCGAACACCGGCGCCGCCACAATCAGCATGCCCGGCCGCGCCAGCAACAGGATCGAGCGGCTCAGGGTCTCCAGATCCATCAGCGGACCAGTTCGGGCAAGCGGCCGATCAGCCCGGCGGAAAACCCGGTGACCACACGCAGCATCCAGGGAAACGTCAGCGCGAACACGACGATGATCGCCAGCGCCCGGGGAATGAACGCCAGCACGCTGTCCTGGATCGACGTCACGGTCTGAAAGATGCTGACCAGCACGCCGGCCACGACACCCGCCAGCAACATCGGCAGCGACACCAGGATGGCCGTCTCCAACGCCTGCCGAATGACGCCGACAATCAGGGCCTCGGACATTCCCGCTCCTCCCGCGCCCGCCGGGGCGTCACAGAAAACTCCGGACCAGCGAAGCCACCAGCAGGTTCCAGCCGTCGATCAGCACGAACAGCAGGATCTTGAATGGCAACGAGATCATCGCCGGCGGCAGCTGCAACATGCCCATCGACAGCAGCGTGGTCGAGACGATGAGGTCGATGAGCAGGAAAGGCACGAACAGGAAGAACCCCATCTGAAAGCCGGTCTTCAGCTCGGAAATCGCAAACGCGGGAATGACCACGCGCATCGGCAGCTCGTCCGGGTTCTTCGGCCGCGGCACGCGGCCCAGTTCAACGAACAACGCCAGGTCGGCCTCGCGCGTCTGCTTCAGCATGAACGTCCGCAGCGGTGGCGCCCCCAGTTCCAGCGCCTCGGTCACGGTGATGCGACCGGCCATGGCCGGCGCGATCGCCAGCGCGTTCATGCGCTCCCCGACCGGCGCCATGATGAACACCGTGAGAAACAGCGTGAGACCGACCAGCATCTGGTTCGACGGCATTTCCTGCGTGCCCATCGCCTGCCTCAAGAAATGGAAGACGATGGCGATTCTCGTAAAGGAGGTCATGATGACCAGCGCGGCCGGCACGAACGTCAGGAGCGTCAGGAAGATCACGACCTGAAGCGGCGCCGAGACGGCGCCGACGCCATCGACGCGCAGATCGAACTGCGACGGCTGCGCGGCAACGGTCGCCGCGGACAGGATGACTGCGACGGCGATGGACGCGATCAGCCGCGCACGGCACGTCACGAGGCGGCCTCGCGACCGATGGTGTCGTCGAGCGCGTCGCGAAACGGGCGGTTCAATTCGGTCACCAGCGTGATCTGGCCTGGCGTAACGCCGAGCAGCAACCGCCGGCCTTCGACCGCCACAATCAACAGCGAACGCCGTTCCCCAAGGGGAATCGCCGTCTCCACCGTCACCGGCTGGCCCGTCCGGCGCAGGCTGCTGCGGCGCAGGGCCCACGCCAGCGCCGCCAACACGCCAATCGTGATCACCGCCGCCGCCAGCGACCGCCCGCTGATCAGGACGGGATCCGCGCCGAACGCCGCGGCCTGACCAAGCGCCAGCAACCTCACGCCGCCTCGACTCCCGCCGGCGCGACGATGCGACTCACGCGGAACATGGAACTGTCGTCGACGATCACAACTTCGCCGTGCGCGATCGGCACGCCGTGGACGAGAAGATCGAGATCGGCGCCGGCCGACTGGTTCAGACGCACGATGCTGTGAAGGGCCAGGTGGAGACAGTCGCGCACCGACAGAGTGCCGGTGCCGATGATGAAATCCACACCACACCGGACGTCGAGCACATCGCCGAACCCCGCCACCGACTCAAGTGGACTAGAACTGGACGACGAAGTCGGAAAAGAGGACATCGTGCACCTTTACCTCGCCGTCGTGACCGACTCGTTCGGCAATGGCCGCCCTCAGGGCCGCCTTGCCCGCGGGAGTCACCAGTGCCTCGGACGTCTGTGTCGTCAGGAGTTCGAGGATCGCCGCGCGCGCGGCCATCAGGACGACGGCCGACTCCTCGATCTCCTTGGCTCGCTCCGGTGAGTCGACGACCAGGCGGACAGTCACCCGCAAGAACCTCGACGTGCCGGCATCAGCCAGGTTCACGACGAACGGTTCGAAGGTAATCAGGCCGCGCTTATGTGCGGGGACTTCCGCGGCTTCGGCCGGCGGCGTGTGACTCTCCTCGGCCGGCGCGGCGCGAAGGCTCCACCAATAGCCGCCACCGCCGATGCCACCAATGACGCCGGCAGCCAAGGCCAGATAGAGAATCTTCTTGTTCGGACTGCGCTTGGCGTCGGCCGGAGACGTCGATTGCGGTGTATCGCTCATATGCTCTCAGGCCATGAGCAAGGGCGGTGCCAGCCGCGACGCGGCGCGCACGGCGGGATTTCACGGGCGCCCTGTCCTGACCGGAGTAGCCGGCGGCTGGGATATCGTCGGGCCGCCGGACCGGGTGTGACGGCCCGGCGACACCCGGCCCGGCGACTGGCCCGAAGGCACTACGCGCCCTGGGGCATCCACTGCCACGCCACGCCGCCACCCGGGTAAGCGCCCTGGATGACATCGATGGGCCCGTAGCCGTCGCCGAAGTCAATCTTGTCGGAACTGACTTGGGTGGCGTTCACACCTTCAGCGCGCAGACGCTCGATCACGTCCGGCAGGCTCTCGGGCATCGGCTTGAAATCCTGGAAGATTCGGGCAGCCTTGTACTTGCTCGTGCTGGCGCCGTGCAGGGTCGGGTCGTCGATCTTGGAGTGGTCGAACCCGGCGAGCGTGCCGCGGAATTCGCCGCTCCCCAGGTCCGCCCGCTGCGGAGAGTTCTGCGCGCCGGTGCCCGCCGGCCAGGCCGCGGCCGCGGCTGCGCCGCCCAGCACGCCGGTGAGGAAGTCTCCGAACTCGCCACCCGACAGTCGTCCGTCCTTGTCGGTATCGAAGCGGTCCATGACCTTGGCAATGAGGTCGCTGATGTTGTCGGAAGTGGATTTCGCGGAGTTGGTATACATGAAGGGTCCTCTGGTTTCAGTGCGCTTACACGACGACTTCGAAGGTGGCCGTTCCCGCCTCTGGACGGGGCCGGCGCGGCGCCTGCCGCCGCGACTGTTCCTGGCGGGCCTGCTCTTCGCGACCCCGCTCTCGACGATCTTGCGGGGCCGACTCCGGCTGAGGCGCCTCGTCGAGAATCGTCAGCTTGTCGAGATGCAGACCGTGTTCGGCGAGCCCCTGGCGCAACGATGCCTCGTTCGCCTCGATCCACTGGCGAACCGCCGGCGTCTCGGCGTGCAACGTCGCGGTTACCGCCCCGCGCTCCACCTTGACCGCGACCGTCAACTCGCCGAGGTACTCGGGCCGCAGGCGGACGTGGGCCTCCCCACCGCCAGCCATCGCCTGCAGCCGGATCGAGTGCACGATCTGCCGGGGCAGTTCGGTTTCCGCAACCGGATCCGCGACGGCCGATGTCGCGGCCGTCGGCGGCACGGCCGGCATCGACAACCGGCTCTCCGTGGTGACGGACAGCACCGTCGGGGCGCTCGCGTGCTCCCGTGCCGGCGTCCCTGACGGCCACCGCTGCGGCGACTCGCCGCTCCCCGGGTCTTGTTTCGACGCAGGCATCACGGGACCCACGCGGTCGGCGTTGATCCCCGGACGGCCATCCGCAGGAAGACGCCGCTCGTCCTCGGAACGGTTCTCGGCTTGCGCCGGCTGGCTGGCTCGGTTGCCAGACTTGGTGCGACCGAGAACCAGTGTCTCTCCGGTGGGCACCGCGGCCAGGACGTCCGCGCCCCGTGCCGGAGCCGCGGCCGGGTCCGGCTCAATCAGGCCAGACGCCACGCTGCCCGCCATCGTGTGCTCGGGAGACATGGCCGGTGTCACCTGCGCTGCATCCACAAATGCCGCGGTCGGAACTCCCGACGGCACCGGGGTCGGCACCGCTGTCGACACTCTGGCCGCCTGATCCTGGATCGCGCGACCGCTGGCCTGCGGTGGAATACCGGCCTGCGCCTCGTCGAGGACAGCCGCCTCCCATTCGCTGGCCGTCGAGACAACGCTCGACCCGCGACGCAGGCTAATGGGGAAGGCCTCAGGAGCGCCCGCCGGGCCGTCCACCGGACGACGTTCGGAAAAGGGCGCTCCCGGGCCCGGGACGATCGGTATGGCAACGCCTGCTATTTGTTGAAGCATCCCAACCGGGAACACGCTGGTGGCATTCCCGGGATCGGCATCGTCGCCGTTGTCGCGCGGGGCGGATTCCGAAGAGATGGGGACGTCGGTGTCCCGGTGCGGAGAACCGGCCACCGCCGCCGGGTTCGAAAGAACCAGATCGGGAGGTCGCACCCAGTCGGCCACGATGGTGATCGCACCGGGGTTGACGTCGGCAGCCTCGCCGGACTCATCCGAGAGGTTGAACGACGCCGCGGTTGCGCCGGCGCCAACCGCGGCCGTCGCGGCGCCTTCCGGGGCGAGGTGCGCCGTCAGTTGCTGCAGCATGCCGACAAACGCGGCCGCGTCGGTGAAGAGCTCTGGGTCGTCGGCGGGAGCCGCGGCGGCGGGAAACGCCGCCGCCACGGCCGCCGGGAACTGTACGCCTAACGCAATCACGATGACGTCACCTAGCGCTTGAGGTTCAGCGTCTCGAGCAGCAGCTCGTCGGCCACGGTGATGCTCTTGGAGTTGGCCTGGTAGCCGCGCTGCGCGAGGATCATCTGCGTGAACTCCTGCGCGATGTCGACGTTCGACTGCTCCAGCGAACTGCCGATCAGCGTGCCTCGGCCGCCCTCGCCGGCCACGCCGATGTTGGCGATGCCGGCCGACGCGCTTTCGCCGTAGCGGTTCGATCCGAGCTTCACGAGCCCCTGTGGGTTGTTGAAGTTGGCGAGCGCCATCTGACCGATGGCCACGTTCCCGCCGGACCCGAAGGTCGCCAGGATCTGCCCCTCTGAATCGATGCTGATGCTGTTGACGGTGCCGGCCGCCGCGCCGTTCTGCGTCTTCGACGAGGTGGCCGACGGGTTGGCAAATCCGGTGAGGGAGCCCACGCCGTTCGCATCCACCAAGTCCCAAGAGATGGCCGTGGCCGTGGCGCCGTTCTTCCAGACGGGTCCGGGGATGTTCACATCCGCCGCGGCCGCGCCATTGACCAGGTTCAACTTGCCGGCGGCGGTGAAGGTGAGCGTGCCGGCGGCAATCTGAAAGGGCGTGCCCGGGACGCCTGGGGTCACGTCCTCACCAGGCACCGTCATCGCATAACTCCAGGCACCGGCGGCGGTGTTGGTATAGGTGATCGTGGCCACGTGGGGTGCACCGAGCGCGTCGTAGATCTCGACCGACGCGGAGAAGGTCGATGCCACGGCAGCGGCCGAATCGAGGTTGCTGATCGTGCCGAACTTGGTGGTCGCCGTGGGCGCGCGCAACACACCCGGCGGCACGACGATGCTGCTCGGCTGGCCCGTGGTGATCACGTCCCCGGTGACCGGATTGATCGCGGTATACCCCTGGACAGGCAGCCCATCGGGCGTCACCAGCATGCCGTCGGCGTCGAACGAGAAATCCCCCGCCCGTGTGTACGACCGGTTGTTGGCGTCGCCGACGACGAAGAAGCCGTTGCCTTGAATGGCGACGTTGGTGGGCACCCCGGTGTTCTCAATGCCCCCCTGCTTGAAGCTCGGGGAGATCGAGCCGGTCATCACGCCCAGGCCGACCTGCATGGGATTGGCGCTCGATCCGCCCACCGACTGGCTCACCAGATCCATGAACTGGACCGTGCTGGCCTTGAAGCCAATCGTGTTGATGTTGGCCAGGTTGTTGCCGATCACATTCAGCTTCTGCTGGTTGACGTTGAGCCCGGACAGACTCGAGGAGAAACCCATTTACTTGGCCTCCGGCGACGGGGTGGCGTCGGTGACCGACCCCACCTGGTTGAAGAACTTCGACATCGATTCGAGCTTCGTGTTTACCTGCTGCAATTGTTCGAGCGCGGAGAACTGCGCCAACTGCGCAAGGAATTCACCGTCGGCCTGCGGCTGGGTCGGGTCCTGATGCTGGAGCTGCGTCAGCAGCAGCCGCATGAACGCGTCGCGGCCGAGCGCATCCTGCATCGTCGTACCGGGGGAAGACGCGCCGGCTTGGCTGGTGTTCGTCGTGGAATCAATCGTCATCGTTCGTAGCCTCTCCGCCGGCGGCATGCGTGAGATACCGCAGGTTCGCCGCCGTGTTCATCTCCCGGCTTTCGTGCCGGACCGTCTCGAGTTGATGCCGGTGCCAGGCCCGGTCGCGCAGCCGTTCGAGCACGCGACGCCGCTGGTGAGCGACACCGACCGAGGCGGTCGCGCGGTCGACGGTCGCGGCCGATGCCGCCGTGACCGTGCGGCACGCGTCCACCTCAAGTCGCTGTCTCCTTATCCAACTTTGGTGCCATCCGAGCCGCCAACCCTCGGCGCCCGCGTTTTGCGCGGCGGCCGAGGCGCCGGCGGCGTCGGCGGCGGCCTGCCGCGCCGTCCGCGCCCGCGCCTCGGCCTGATCCAGCGCGTTTTGCGCCTGAACCAGGCGCTGGCGCGCGGCGTCTTCTTCTTTCCGGCGAAGGTCGAGCACGACGGACGCGCGGAACCGGAAGGGGCGCATCGCCGTCAGAGCGACCGCAGGGCGCCGATGGCGTCGGGCAGCGTGTCGCTGGTGTCAGCGGGCTGACACAGGAAGGCCGAGACGGCCTCGCGTCGATCGAGCGCGGTATCGATGCGCGCATTGCTGCCGCGCACGTAGGCGCCGACACTGACCAGGTCGTCGCTATCGCGGAGCGTCGCCAGCCACTCGCGCACCTGGCCCGCCTTGCCGCGGTGTTCGGCGTCGGCCACCTGGGGCATGGTCCGGCTGATGCTCGCCAGGATGTCGATGGCGGGATAGTGGTTGCGCGCGGCCAGATCGCGCGAGAGCACGATGTGACCGTCGAGGATGCCACGGACCGCATCGGCGATCGGCTCGTTGGTGTCATCGCCTTCGACGAGCACGGAGTAGATGGCGGTGATGCTGCCGCTGCCGCGGACGTTGCCGGCGCGTTCGAGCAGGCCCGGCAGCAACGCGAAGACCGACGGCGGGTAGCCCTTGGCGGTCGGCGGTTCGCCGGCGGCGAGACCCACTTCGCGCTGCGCCATGGCGAACCGCGTGACCGAGTCCATCATCAGGAGGACGTTCTTCCCCTGATCGCGAAAATGTTCGGCGATGGCGGTCGCGCCATAGGCGGCGCGGAGGCGCACCAGTGGCGGGCTGTCCGAGGTGGACACGACGACGACCGCGCGCGACAGCCCGCTCGGCCCCAGGTCGTGCTCGAGAAAACTGCGCACCTCGCGTCCGCGCTCGCCGACCAGCGCCAGAACGACGACATCGGCTTGCGTGCCACGGGCCATCATGCCAAGCAGGGTGCTCTTGCCGACACCGCTGCCGCCGAACAGGCCGACGCGCTGGCCGCGGCCACAGGTCAGCAACCCGTCGATGGCGCGTACGCCGGTGCCGATCGGCGACGAAATCGGATCGCGCGCCAGGGGATTCATCGCGGCCGGCTTCAGCGGCATCCGGGCCTGCGCGCGGAGCGGCCCCTTGCCGTCGATCGGCTGGCCGAGACCATCGATCACGCGCCCGAGCAACGCCTCGCCCGCCGGCATTGAGAGCACGCCGCCGCGAGCGACAATGCGGTCGCCGGGACAGATGCCGGCGGTGTCGCCCAGCGGCACCGAGAGCAGGCGACCCTCGCGAAACCCGACAATTTCCATCGGCACGACGGCGCCGCCCCTGCGGCGCAACTCGCACACTTCGCCGATGCGGGCCTGCGGACCGATCGACTCCACCAGTAGTCCGACCACGCGCGATACCCGACCCATCATGGGCGCGGGCTCGGTGTCCCGAACCAGGTCGAAGTAAGCGTCGAGACTGATGGCGGCTGGATCAGCCGGCAAGTGACACCTGCGGCTGCAACGCCGTCGCCTCCGGGTGCGCACCGAGGAGCGCCGTCGCGAGCTCGGCAATCTGAGCGTCCGCGCTGACATCGATCAGGCCAAAGTCCGAGCGCACCAGACACCCACCCCGGCGCACGGCGGGATCGGCCACCACCTGCACCGCGCCGGTGGCGGCATGGCCGCTCGCACCGGCCGTCGCCGCGTAGTCAGCGGGATGCAGACGGATCGTGGCGTTGGCGACTTCACCCATGCGCTCCAGCGCCACCCGCGCCATG containing:
- a CDS encoding flagellar hook protein FlgE: MGFSSSLSGLNVNQQKLNVIGNNLANINTIGFKASTVQFMDLVSQSVGGSSANPMQVGLGVMTGSISPSFKQGGIENTGVPTNVAIQGNGFFVVGDANNRSYTRAGDFSFDADGMLVTPDGLPVQGYTAINPVTGDVITTGQPSSIVVPPGVLRAPTATTKFGTISNLDSAAAVASTFSASVEIYDALGAPHVATITYTNTAAGAWSYAMTVPGEDVTPGVPGTPFQIAAGTLTFTAAGKLNLVNGAAAADVNIPGPVWKNGATATAISWDLVDANGVGSLTGFANPSATSSKTQNGAAAGTVNSISIDSEGQILATFGSGGNVAIGQMALANFNNPQGLVKLGSNRYGESASAGIANIGVAGEGGRGTLIGSSLEQSNVDIAQEFTQMILAQRGYQANSKSITVADELLLETLNLKR
- a CDS encoding flagellar hook capping FlgD N-terminal domain-containing protein: MTIDSTTNTSQAGASSPGTTMQDALGRDAFMRLLLTQLQHQDPTQPQADGEFLAQLAQFSALEQLQQVNTKLESMSKFFNQVGSVTDATPSPEAK
- a CDS encoding FliI/YscN family ATPase, whose protein sequence is MPADPAAISLDAYFDLVRDTEPAPMMGRVSRVVGLLVESIGPQARIGEVCELRRRGGAVVPMEIVGFREGRLLSVPLGDTAGICPGDRIVARGGVLSMPAGEALLGRVIDGLGQPIDGKGPLRAQARMPLKPAAMNPLARDPISSPIGTGVRAIDGLLTCGRGQRVGLFGGSGVGKSTLLGMMARGTQADVVVLALVGERGREVRSFLEHDLGPSGLSRAVVVVSTSDSPPLVRLRAAYGATAIAEHFRDQGKNVLLMMDSVTRFAMAQREVGLAAGEPPTAKGYPPSVFALLPGLLERAGNVRGSGSITAIYSVLVEGDDTNEPIADAVRGILDGHIVLSRDLAARNHYPAIDILASISRTMPQVADAEHRGKAGQVREWLATLRDSDDLVSVGAYVRGSNARIDTALDRREAVSAFLCQPADTSDTLPDAIGALRSL